AATCCTGCACCCCTGGGTACACCGGAAGAGATACTAAAGCAGGGAAAAGCCATGTACAGTGATTTGTCCCCGGAAACAAAAGAATTCTTTGACTTTATGTTTGAGAATGAATTGTTTGATGTTCTTGGTAGAAAAAATAAGAGGGCAGGTGGGTATATGACTTATATGCCTGATTATAATGCACCCTTTATTTTTGCTAACTTTAATGGAACCAGTTCAGATGTTGATGTAATAACCCATGAATGCGGGCACGCTTTTCAGGGCTATGTTTACAGAGAGTATGAAATAAAAGAATATCGGGATATTACGATGGAAACGGCTGAAATTCATTCCATGTCCATGGAATTCTTTACGGATAAATACATGGAGCTGTTTTTTGGTGAAAGAGCAGAAGATTACCGAAGAATGCACTTACAGGATGCTGTCATTTTCATTCCTTATGGCTGCATGGTGGACGAATTCCAACATATTATTTATGAAAATCCCGGATTATCTCCAATAGAAAGAAAAGAGATTTGGGCTAGCTTAGAAAAAGAATACAGACCAGAGATGGATTATGAAGGCGATTTGTATTTTATGGGCGGCGGATTTTGGCAAAAACAACAGCATATTTACAGTGCTCCTTTTTATTATATTGACTACTGTCTTGCACAGACATGTGCACTTCAATATAAGACAAAAATGGATGAAGATTATACCAAAGCCTTTGAAAGCTATTTAAAGTTATGTAAGTTATCAGCCAGTGATTTTTTTGTAAATATGCTTAAGGAAGTAGGTTTAAATTCACCTTTTGAAGACGGTTGTATTGAAGAAATTGTAACAAAATTAAATAAATATATTTTCTAAGTGCATAAAAGATCTGACATTACAAAGTACTCTAAAGTATGCTGTAATGTCAGATCTTTTAATGAATAGTTTTATAGTTAGAATAAAAAGGTGTATTGCAAACACCTAAAACAGCACTGTTGAAAAAGAGCGTTAGTTATCCTTTGACTGTTCAAGCTTTTTCCACAAAAAGAAGGCATATAGTATTAAAATCAGGGTTTGGATGCCAGTAAAAAACAGTAGTTGTGAGTTGGAAAGTTCAGCAGAAGGTGTTTGTATATAACCTAAAAAGTCATGAATAAAGTGCCAAAGAATAACTGGTACCAGACTTTTAGTTAAAACGAATAATTCTGCAAATACGATTCCAAATACAAAAGCAAATACAATTTGTACTATGGTTAAAGAGAGTTTCGCTCCCCCTGCAACGTTACCAATATGGGTTAAACCAAAGATTACAGAAGAGATAAGAATAGCTTTCTTTGTTCCCATTCGGCTTAACAGAGTAATCATAATCCCTCTAAAATAGAATTCTTCTGCAATACCTACGGATAAGGTAAAAAAGAAAGCAGAAAGGATATAAGCTGGGTTCAGTTCACGAAAACCAGCAAGAAATCCAAGGGCTTCGATGAAAATCGCGGGTATATAATATGCCATCTGAATTTTGCGGTAGGGTTTTTGAAATCCATATTGCTGTAGGCTTAATCTGGAACGGCACATATAAATGAAGGCAGGTATAACTGATAATAATACAAATACACCAAATAAAAACAGGTAGGAAGCATCCTGAACCCCTGTTATTGTAGTAACTGCACCTCCTATAGCATAAAATACCAAGATAATGACAGCCCAAATGATAGAAGCTATTACTGGATTTCTTTCTGAAAATGATTGTTTCATGATTAATTATCCCTTTCTTTTAAACGATGTAGTAAGCCTGCAAAGGTGTCTTTTAGGATTGTTTCAATTTCTGCTTCATCAAGGTCACAGGAATTTGTGGCAGCCATAGAAGCAATTCCATGAATCATCAGCCAGATGTCAACAAATAGTACCTTAGCAAATTCCTCTGATAACCCGGTCATTCCTTGTATTATACCGATAACCTGTTGATTATCCTCCCCTTCTAACATTTCTGAGAAGCTTTTTATTTTAAACTGCTCGGCCATAAATAGAAGAATAAAAAAATTGCGCTCCAACCTTGCAAAGCGGATGTAAGCAAGTCCCATGCCCAAAAAAGGGATGGGGTGTTCAAGTCCCTGAAACATAAACTGGTTATAGTAAGCTTCCACTTTTTGATATAAATTAAGTTTTAAATCCTCCATACTTTCATATGCTCGAAAAATTGGCTGAGTAGAACAATTTAATTGTCTTGCCAATTCACGTGCGTTAACATGCTGGATTCCTTTTTCTCTGGTAACCATAAAGGCAGCGTCCAGAATAGAGTCTTTTGTTATTTTGATTCTGGGTGGCATGATGTTTCTCCTTTGAATAACATATGTTATGTAACTGGTGATATTTTATATATTAACACAAAAAGGTACAATGTCAAGAGAAATATTTATAAATGCAATCCAAGTTCTGAACCATTTTTGATAATGTCTTAAGTAACCACAAGTGATTATGTCCCAAATGAGTAATCCATGTTACACTATATCCTCATGACTTACAGATGAGGAGACATTATGAGAAAGGTCAAGTTGACTATGAATGAAGAAAAACGTTATGAAGTAATAAAGAAGTTAGTAGACACAAACGGAAATAAAAAGAATGCTGCCTTGAAGATCGGTTGCACCGAAAGACATATCAATAGAATGATTGCAGGATATAAACGTGATGGTAAATCCTTTTTTATACATGGAAACAGAGGTCGGACTCCTGCTCATGCTCTTTCAAAAGAAACCAAGCAAACTGTCCTAGATTTATATCGTAGTAAGTACTTCGATACGAATTTTACTCATTGTATCGAGCTTCTAGAGAAGTATGAGGGAATTTCTATTTCTGTATCTACATTGAACTCTATTTTAGAAAAAGAATATATTCTTTCTCCAAAAGCTACCCGATCAAAAAAAAGAAAAACCAAACTAAAACTTAAACATTTGAAAACACAAACTAAATCTAAAAAGATACTAGCAGAGTTGCAATCCAATATCGTTGCAATCGAGGATGCACATTCCAGACGTCCTAGATGTGCTTATTTTGGCGAAATGCTTCAAATGGATGCTTCGATCCACTTGTGGTTCGGTGATACGAAAACTCAGCTTCACATCGCTGTCGATGATGCAACTGGTACTATTGTCGGTGCTTACTTTGATGAACAAGAAACTTTAAAAGGATACTACAATGTGTTTCATCAAGTACTTACTGAGTATGGTATTCCCTATTTATTTTTTACCGATAACCGTACAGTTTTTGAATATAAACAAAAAAACGCCCCTTCTATCGAAGAGGACACATACACACAATTCGCTTATGCTTGTAAACAGCTAGGTGTTGAAATCAAGACCAGCAGTATACCACAAGCAAAAGGTCGAGTGGAACGATTGTTCCAAACCTTACAATCTCGCCTACCAGTCGAATTACGCCTGGCAGGCATAAACACACTTAGCGAAGCAAATGCATTCTTAAACTCCTACATAAAAGAATACAATGCCAAGTTTGCTCTAGAGACCAATCTTATCAAATCTGTCTTTGAAAAGCAACCCGTTTTAGAAGAAATAAATCTTGTTCTTTCTGTTCTTACAGAAAGAAAGATAGATAATGGACACTGTTTGAAGTTTAAAAATAAGTATTTTAAGACACTTGATAAGAACGGGCATCAGGTACACTTTTATAAGGGGACAAAGGCAATGGTAATAGAAGCATTTGACGGTAATAAATACTGTTGTATAGATGAGAGTATTTATGCGCTAGAAGCAATTCCGTCACATGAGAAAATATCAAAAAACTTTGATCTTACGCTGTCGCAGAATAGAACAATAAAGCGGAAGATACCAGGGATGCATCATCCTTGGAGAAGGCAAGAATTCTGGCGTTTTGTTAAAATGCAGGAACACCACTGGAATGATGAAGTCCCTGCTTAAATAGATAAAAGCACCAGCCACAGCTGGTGCTAATGTTTAAAATTTATTAGGACATTCTCAAAAATGCTTGACAGAGAAATATTTATAAATGCAATCCAAGAAGAAAAAGGGAGAAAAGATACTATAATTCAAGAAAGGCATCGAGTATAATATAGACTTTATTAAGGGTTTGTAGAAATTTATGGAATTTTATACAAAATTAAAAAAGTTCTTGATTATTTATAGAATATACTGTAATATTTATAAGGTTTGTGTTTTGCTAATGCTTAATAAAACTGAAAAACAACTAAGAGGAGGAAACAATGGAAAAGACACTGAATAAGAAAATTATTCTGGGTATCCAGCATGTACTGGCTATGTTCGGTGCCACTGTATTAGTCCCGGCTTTAACAGGACTTGACACATCAATTACTTTATTTTGTGCCGGAGCAGGTACCTTATTATTTCATTTGGTAACCAAGAAAAAAGTTCCTGTATTTTTAGGTTCCAGTTTTGCTTTTATGGGAGGTATTATTTCGGTCATAGGTGATTCTAGAATAGGAGATGCTGATTTCTTGGATAAATTAGCAGCGGTGAAAGGTGCAATTATCATAGCCGGTTTGGTTTATGCAGCATTTGCATTAATTATTAAAATGGTAGGTTATGATAAAGTAGGTAAATTATTACCTCCGATTGTTACTGGACCTATTATAATTGTTATTGGTTTAAGACTTAGTGGCACAGCCATTGACAGCGCCTTCTATGATAAGGGTGAATTTAGCTTAAAAGCCCTCTTAGTTACAGTTGTGGTTCTTTCCACAGTTGTCTGTATTTCTGTATTTGCAAAAGGAATTTATAATTTAATGCCGATTCTATTTGCAATCATTGTCGGATATATTATTTGTCTTCCATTAGGTTTTGTAGATTTAACACCAGTAAAAAATGCTGAGATTATTTCTTTAATGGACGAAAATATACGAGCACAGTTATTCCTTTTACCTACTTTTAGACTGGATGCAATTTTAGCAATTGCTCCGATAGCTTTAGTTACCTTAATTGAACATGTGGGAGATATAACTACGAATAGTGCAGTCGTAGGTGAAAATTTCGTGGAGGATCCGGGAATTCATAGAACTCTTTTAGGAGATGGTCTTGCAACCTCCTTAGCCGGTTTACTTGGAGGACCTGCTAACACAACGTACGGTGAAAATACAGGAGTTTTAGCAGTTACCAAAAACTATGACCCTTCCGTAATCCGAATTGCAGCAGTTGTTGCGATTGTTCTTGGTATCATCGGTAAATTCGGAGGTTTTGTAACCAGCATACCTACACCGGTTACCGGAGGAATCAGTATTGTACTTTATGGTATGATATCATCAGTAGGTATCCGTATTCTGATTAACTCCAAATTAAACTTCGGAAACAGCAGGAATCTTATGATAGCAGCCCTGATTTTGGTATTGGGTATCGGTTGTGACAATATACCGATAACAGCTACAGTTACAATTTCTGGACTTGCCTTAGCAGCAATTTGTGGTATAGTACTTGCGTTGTTATTACCAGAGAGTAAGGATTGTATACTGGAAGAGTAATAAATATATATAGTAGGATTGATAAAATTTGTTGCCGATTCAGCAACTTTATAGGACAAGCCCCTTGGCTTTTCTTGTTACACGAATGATAGACATGTATGTCTGGCAGCTTGTGTAGATAGAAAAGCAAGAGGCTTTTTTTGTTCTTTTGCTTATAACTGATTTGTTAGCCGTTTTAATTCTATAGTGGCTTTTTTAATATTTTTTTGAGAAATCACGGAAGAAACAACAGCTATGCCGTTAATGCCGGTATTTTTAAAGTCAGCAACTCTTGATTGGTTGATTCCGCCAATTACAATAAGCGGTAAAGTAAGAGCCGCTCTAATTTCTAGTAATTCATCCATGGAAACGGTTTTGGCATCTGTCTTCGTCGCAGTTGGATACATGGCTCCAATACCAAGGTAATCCGCTCCGCAAGCGGCGGCTTCCACAGCTTCGTGAATGGTAGAGACAGAAATACCAAGTAATTTATCTGTGCCAATTAATTTTCGAGCCAGAGTACCCGGCAGGTCGTTTTGACCTACATGGACACCATCAGCATCAATGGCAAGAGCTATGTCAATCCGGTCATTGATAATGAGTTTTGCCTGATACCGATTTGTTAGCCTTTTGATACTACAGGCCAGTTCATAAAATTCACGAGAAGTGGCTGTTTTTTCTCGCAGCTGAATAAGTTTACAGCCGCCAAGGAGAGCTTGTTCCACTGCTTCCTCCAAAGTCTCGGTACTCATTAGCTGGCGGTCTGTTACTAGATATAAGGAATAATCGGTGTTATTTTTCATGGATACGTACCTTCTTTATAAATGTTGAGGCTTCCATACAGCTTACAGAATCAATTAGTGCCGTACGAAAGCTTGCAGTCCCTTTATTTCCGGCCATTTCATATGCAGTCTCTCCTGCAATACCCATCACGGCAATACTTACGACAGCTGCAGAAAACATAGTATTTGATATTCCGGCAAAAGCGCCGGTCAGGGCAGTTGCCATACAGCCTGTACCTGTAACACGAGACATCATAGGGTTTCCATTATCTATGGTCACCGTTCTCTTCCCATCGGAGATAACGTCTTGTGCTCCGGTAATGACAGTAACGCATTGGTACTTCTTGGCAACTGTTTGAGCAACAGCAATGCCGTCTTTGTCGTAATCGGAAGGAGAGGTATCTACTCCCTTCGTTGAGACCTGTAAACCTGCGCAATAAGATATTTCTGACAGGTTGCCTCTTAAAATATCTATGTTCAATTGGCTGAACAGAGAATCTACGGTAGAATTTCGCAGGGTGGAAGCACCTGCCCCCACCGGATCAAGGACAATAGGAATCCCAAGTGTATTTGCCGCCTTTCCTGCTCTTACCATGGCACGGATTGTGTTATTATTTAAGGTTCCAAGATTAAGCACCAAAGCAGAGGATAATCTCACAATATCCTCCATTTCATTTTCGTCATCTGCCATTATAGGTGAAGCACCGATAGCCAGTATTATGTTAGCGCAATCATTTATAGTAACGTTGTTGGTAATGCTGTGAATCAGAGGTGAAGTTTCTCTGACTTTGGTTATGAGCAAGGATAAATCCTTTATAAATTCATTCATAGATAGCTCCCATCTACGGCCTTTTGCCGCATGTAAATTAAAGGGTTAAATTGAGAATCGTAGGAGATACGCCGTATTAAAGTGTTTATTACTTTCGCATACTATAAATTTGCACTAATTAGTATTTAATTCTATATTCTTACCTTCAAGTATTAAATTAGTAGTGTTCATGGCACACATTTTACCGCACATGCTGCAACTGTGATCATCAGCAGTTCTAACACTCTCATAATAACGTCTGGCTTTTTCACCATCGATTGCAAGTGAGAACATTTCCTCCCAATCCAGCCTGCGTCTGGCGTCACTCATTTTATCATCAACTGCTCTTGCGCCGGGCAGTCCTTTTGCGATGTCAGCAGCATGAGCAGCAATGCGGCTTGCTATAATTCCTTCTTTAACATCTTCTAACTCCGGCAGACGAAGATGTTCTGCTGGAGTGACATAACAAAGGAAATCAGCACCATTTGTGGCAGCGATAGCTCCGCCAATGGCAGAAGTTATGTGGTCATATCCGGGCGCAATATCTGTAACCAAAGGACCCAATACATAAAAGGGAGCATTGTGGCAAAGGCGTTTTTGAAGTACCATATTTGCAGCTATTTCATTAATTGCCATATGTCCAGGCCCTTCTACTATAACTTGAACATCTTTCTTCCAGGCCTCTTTCGTAAGCCTTCCAAGCTCTATTAATTCACTAATCTGAGAGGAATCACTGCTGTCATGCGTTGAACCGGGTCGCAGAGCATCGCCTAAGCTGATAGTAACATCATATTCTCTTAAAATTTCAAGGACTTTCTCGTAATGTTCATAAAAGGGATTTTCATTACCGGTCATTTCCATCCAGGCAAATAGTAAAGAGCCGCCTCTTGATACGATATTTGTCAAACGTTTTGTACTTTTAAAAACTTCTACACTATGTCTGGTAATTCCGGCATGAATTGTCATAAAATCGACCCCTTCTTTTGCGTGAGCTTCTATGACTTTTAAAAAATCTTCTGCTGTTATATCAGCCAATTCTTTTTCTAGGTAACCAATGGCATCATACATGGGGACAGTTCCAATCATGGCAGGAGACATGCGGATTAGTTCTCTTCGAAATGTGTTGGTTTTCCCATAATTACTTAAATCCATAATAGCATCACAACCATAATGTAAGGCTAGCTGAACCTTTTGGAATTCTTTCTCATAGTCTTTACAGTCTTTGGAAATTCCAAGATTAACATTTATCTTGGTTCTTAAGCCGCCGCCTATTCCTTCCGGAGACAGTGCAGTATGATTCTTATTTGCGGGTAAAGCCACTTGGCCTGAAGCAATTAAGTCTATGATTTTTTGGGGCTCCAAAGATTCCTTTCCTGCAACAATCTCCATTTCTTTTGTCAGAATACCTTTTTTAGCTGCTTCTTTTTGTGTTTTATAATTCATAAAAACCTCCTAATAATTCATATTTGTTTGCTTAATTTGCGAATTCCTTCCAGGACAAGTCCGTTTAGCGGTAGAACGAAAAAAAGTGGTTAGTAGGCCCATGACCTTTTCCTATGGGAAGGGCATGCCGGATGGCCCCAGTTATGTATTCTTTCGCCTTGTCTATGGCTTTTTCTACCGGTAATCCTTTTGCAAGGCAGGCAGTGATGGCAGAGGAAAAAGTACAACCTGTACCATGGGTATTCTTTGTTAGAATACGTTCAGACGAATAGGTTGTATAGCTATTGCCGTCATATAGCAAATCAAGAGCAGCTCCTTTTAAATGTCCGCCTTTTAGTAGGACATATTTAGAGCCCATAGAATAGATACGATTTGCTGCAATCTTCATATCCTCAACAGTCGTTATAGAAAGTCCGGTCATTGTCTCAGCCTCTGGAATATTAGGAGTCAGAATATAAGCAAGAGGCACAATTTTGTCTATAAGGGCAGTCAAAGCGTCTGATTTCATCAGTGCCTGTCCCCCTTTTGCTGACATAACCGGATCTATTACTATGAAGGGTGGCTTATAGAACGTTAATTTGTGCACAACCGTTTCCATAATCGTAACATCGGAAAGCATACCTACTTTTACGGCATCTACCTGTATATCTTCAAATACAGCATCAAGCTGATCTGAAAGGACAGAAGGAGGAAGATCATGAATGGAAATAACGCGAGAGGTATTTTCTGCAACTACAGAAGTAATGACACTCATGCCATAGGTACCAAGTGCGGAGAACGTTTTTAAATCAGCTTGAATTCCGGCACCTCCGCTGCAATCAGAACCGGCAATTGTTAAGACATGTTTCATAGTTAGCTCCTATCTGCGACTGTTGGTTACAACCATTAGTCGCGTATAATTTAAATCAAAAAATGCCCAGCAGAAAAAGCCAGGCATCGTTTATTTGCATAGATTCCTTGCTCCCTACCACGGTGTTAACCGTCAGGTTCTAAGGGTCAGGTTTTATCCTTCTCAACTGCAAGCAGTCCCCCCGCAAACTATTTGATTTAGTTAATTAATATAACAGCAGAAAAAAAAGGCATCCCCTTTAATGGGAACGCCTGCACAGACTGCCAGTGTAGTTGCTCCCTACCACGGTATTAACCGTCAGGTTCTAAGGGTCAGGTTTTATCCTTCTCAACTGCAAGCAGTCCCCCTGCTGACTGTAGTATAATATTTCCTGGTTACAAAGTCAATGAAATTGGAAATATTTCTTTTTGAGAATGTATTATTGGTTGATTCCGCTTACTTCCTGTCTTTCTAAGATAGAGTTATATAATTGCCTAAATTCAATAATGTAAAGGTGAATTTATTTACCAACGCAGCGAAAAGAGGTATAATAAAGATACAAAAGGAATATGACAGTTGGAAAGGAATTTAGAATGTATAACATAAAGAAAGTACGCAGAAAAGCCTTTTGGAAGATACTAAAACCTCACGGTATAAACCCAGGGGAAACCTTGGTGTCAGGCTGCCTGTTGGCAATTGTTGGCGGATTTTTAGATATATATACTTATAGGGTCAGAGGAGGGGTATTTGCCAATGCCCAGACCGGAAATATTGTACTTATGGCTGCAAGCATCGGTGAGGGAATACCAATTAAATTTATACACTATGTCCTTCCTATCTCTGCATTTATACTTGGGGTATTTGCAACAGAAGTTATAAGACATAAGACCAACGGAGAACAATTTATACATTGGAGGCAGTTAATTCTTCTGCTGGAAATCCTTTTGTTGTTTGGTATTGGATTTCTTCCCTCTGGCAGTTTAGATCCCGAGGTTAATATAGCAGTATCTTTTGTATGTTCACTACAGGTATCCGCTTTTCGAAAACTTCATGGACTTACCTATGCGACTACAATGTGCACCGGTAATCTGCGAACCGGCACAGAAGAGGCATACCATTTTCTAACAAAAAATAACAGGGAAGCCGGTAAGAAGGCGTTACTTTACTTTTTAGTCATCTTCATGTTTATAATGGGTGTTATTTTGGGAATATATTCTATCCTGTTGTTGCAGGAAAGGGCAGTGTGGGTGTGTTGTATTCTTTTGTTTGCAGTATTTTTGTGGATGTTTCAAAAAATACAAACAATAAAATAAATAATAACTGATATTAATCTCTAATATATTGTAAATAAATATTTACTTGCTATAAAGCCGAAGTTCCAGTGAACTCTACGGCTTTTTCTTATATACACTAAGGTTTAATCAGGCTAATACAAGTAGTGCAATGTTACTTGAAAAATAATTTAATAAAACATAAACTATTTTAAATTATAATTGACAAATATTTCCTGATGGTTATATAATATTACCTGTAAGAGATATGGAAAAAAAAGTAAAATCATGAATCAGACACAATAATTGAAAAGTGGCCAGTTTCAATTCAACCTATCTTTTATAGTTAAAATGTAAACATAACATAACAAAACAAAAGAAATAGGCCTTTGCATTTTATAGCTTAAAATAAAGGCAGGCAAAAATTCAAGGATTGATAGAAAATAAGAAGGAAAGGAAAGCCACGTAAACTCTATCAGTCTTATTTTTGTGGCTTGAAATGGACAGATTGTATGAAAGAAAGATTAATTCGCTTAATTCTATGTTTTATTATGAGTACTGCTATATTAGCAGGATGCGGTTCTGATAAAACGGCTTTGACGGATTCAGCAGAAACGAATCACACGGATGAATCAGCAGAAGAAAGCGGGGAGGCAGAGCCTGAGGCTATAACAACAGTAGGTCCAGAAGACGGTACACACCTTGAGATGTGGACCTTTGTTGAACTTCATTCTAACTTTTATGCTGAGATGCTAAATACTTGGAACCAAAAGAACCCGGATAAACAGCTTAATATTACCTTTACTACATATCCCTATGCAGATATGCATAATAAATTAATGATGGCAAACCAGACCGGTTCCGGTGCGCCGGACATTTGTGATATAGAAATTGGTCAATTTCCGAATTTCATGCAGGGGCAAGTGCAATTTTATCCGTTAAATGAGGTGATAGATCCTTACCGTACGGATATTGTTCCTGCCCGCATCGAAGTATACAGTAAGGACGGTAAGAATTATGGAGCTCCAACTCACGTAGGTGCAACTGTTATGTACTACAATACGAAGATATTAGAGCAGTATGGAATAGATTATACCAAAATTGTAACCTGGAATGACTATGCCGAGGCAGGTAAGAAACTAAAAGAAGCAAGCGGCGGTAAGGTATTTATGACCAGTGTGGATACCGGTGGAACAGACTGGCTATGGCTTGCCATGGCAGAATATGGAGAGGATTATACCAATAAGGAAGGTGCTCCGGACATAGAGCTTAATTCCATCAAACAAATGCTTACTATGCAGCAGAGCTGGCTTGAGGAAGGTATTGCTATGATATCACCAGGCGGGCAGGTAGATATGGAGGAGGGGTTCGCAAATATTGGAGATGGCAATATAGCCTCATTTCCTAAGGCAATGTGGTTTATGTCACGTTTCTTAAATTATTTGCCGGAAATGAAAGATACATGGGCTATTGCACCTTGTCCGGTATTTGAAGAAGGACAGCCAAGGTCAGTAGGCATTGGCGGAACCGGTACTGTAGTATCGGTACAATCATCAAATACTGAATTGGCAGCAGAGTTCCTTGCATTTGCAAAACTGTCTTATGAGGGAAACGAAAAGATATGGGAAATACTTGGCTTTGATACCTGTAATACAACCATATGGACAGACGAAACCATTACCAAGGACACAGGCAACAAGTATCTTTCCTATTTTGTAACCAATCCTTTTGATACACTAAATGAAATTAAGAATGAAATCGGTATTATAAAAGTGGGTAGAATGAATCCTGCTATAGCAGAACAATTTAATTTAACAATCTTAAATAATTGTTTTGAAAATGGTGCAGAAATAGAATCTGAACTGGCAGCCGCACAGGATGCCCTTGAAATAGAATATTAATAGAAAGGCTTTCTATGAAAAATTTAAAAAAGCTTTTGTATTCCCGCAAAGCGGCACCTTATGTTTTTGTCCTTCCTTTTATCCTGAGTTTTACTGTATTTTGGATTTATCCCTTGTTTAGTACGGTAAAAATGAGCTTCCAGTCCATACTTCCGGGGGAAATTAGATGGGTAAGGTTTGATAATTATAATAAGCTGTTAAAAGATAGTGTATTTCACTTAGCTATAAAAAACAGCTTCCAGTATATGCTTTTAACTTTAGTATTACTAATCCCCTTTCCGATGCTATTTGCCAGTGTAATGGATAGTAATCTGGTAAAATTGAAAGGCTTATATAAAGCCTTGTTGTATTTGCCGGCATTAACCTCAGTAGTAGTTGCAGGTACTATATTTCGATTAATGTTTAGTGAGTTAGAAGGGTCACAAATGAACCAGTTATTATCCTGGTTTAAAATAGAACCAATCAAATGGTTAAAATTACGTTCAACCAGCTACTTTGCCCTGCTAACGATTGCCTG
The nucleotide sequence above comes from Anaerocolumna cellulosilytica. Encoded proteins:
- a CDS encoding M3 family oligoendopeptidase, which codes for MKFKEMPYERIDSKKVKEEFEQLIEEMKAAKSGEEQYEIHKKYYALTDRIETMSTISQIRHDGNTVDAFYEAENDYYDNIIPEIQDYSSRYLRVLYESPYREYMENRIGQVAFKNIELKLKSFDEKLIPLMQEENNLVTTYEKLIASAKIPFQGEELNISLLRKYMTDKNRETRKEAWSKLSEFFAGHSEELDDIYDKLVKNRTEQAKQLGYDNYVELGYYRMNRNSYDKDMVKNFRDQVKKYLVPYVSKIHELRREGLGLSALKYYDYDMFFSEGNPAPLGTPEEILKQGKAMYSDLSPETKEFFDFMFENELFDVLGRKNKRAGGYMTYMPDYNAPFIFANFNGTSSDVDVITHECGHAFQGYVYREYEIKEYRDITMETAEIHSMSMEFFTDKYMELFFGERAEDYRRMHLQDAVIFIPYGCMVDEFQHIIYENPGLSPIERKEIWASLEKEYRPEMDYEGDLYFMGGGFWQKQQHIYSAPFYYIDYCLAQTCALQYKTKMDEDYTKAFESYLKLCKLSASDFFVNMLKEVGLNSPFEDGCIEEIVTKLNKYIF
- a CDS encoding CPBP family intramembrane glutamic endopeptidase; protein product: MKQSFSERNPVIASIIWAVIILVFYAIGGAVTTITGVQDASYLFLFGVFVLLSVIPAFIYMCRSRLSLQQYGFQKPYRKIQMAYYIPAIFIEALGFLAGFRELNPAYILSAFFFTLSVGIAEEFYFRGIMITLLSRMGTKKAILISSVIFGLTHIGNVAGGAKLSLTIVQIVFAFVFGIVFAELFVLTKSLVPVILWHFIHDFLGYIQTPSAELSNSQLLFFTGIQTLILILYAFFLWKKLEQSKDN
- a CDS encoding TetR/AcrR family transcriptional regulator, whose protein sequence is MPPRIKITKDSILDAAFMVTREKGIQHVNARELARQLNCSTQPIFRAYESMEDLKLNLYQKVEAYYNQFMFQGLEHPIPFLGMGLAYIRFARLERNFFILLFMAEQFKIKSFSEMLEGEDNQQVIGIIQGMTGLSEEFAKVLFVDIWLMIHGIASMAATNSCDLDEAEIETILKDTFAGLLHRLKERDN
- a CDS encoding ISNCY family transposase, producing MNEEKRYEVIKKLVDTNGNKKNAALKIGCTERHINRMIAGYKRDGKSFFIHGNRGRTPAHALSKETKQTVLDLYRSKYFDTNFTHCIELLEKYEGISISVSTLNSILEKEYILSPKATRSKKRKTKLKLKHLKTQTKSKKILAELQSNIVAIEDAHSRRPRCAYFGEMLQMDASIHLWFGDTKTQLHIAVDDATGTIVGAYFDEQETLKGYYNVFHQVLTEYGIPYLFFTDNRTVFEYKQKNAPSIEEDTYTQFAYACKQLGVEIKTSSIPQAKGRVERLFQTLQSRLPVELRLAGINTLSEANAFLNSYIKEYNAKFALETNLIKSVFEKQPVLEEINLVLSVLTERKIDNGHCLKFKNKYFKTLDKNGHQVHFYKGTKAMVIEAFDGNKYCCIDESIYALEAIPSHEKISKNFDLTLSQNRTIKRKIPGMHHPWRRQEFWRFVKMQEHHWNDEVPA
- a CDS encoding uracil-xanthine permease family protein, whose protein sequence is MEKTLNKKIILGIQHVLAMFGATVLVPALTGLDTSITLFCAGAGTLLFHLVTKKKVPVFLGSSFAFMGGIISVIGDSRIGDADFLDKLAAVKGAIIIAGLVYAAFALIIKMVGYDKVGKLLPPIVTGPIIIVIGLRLSGTAIDSAFYDKGEFSLKALLVTVVVLSTVVCISVFAKGIYNLMPILFAIIVGYIICLPLGFVDLTPVKNAEIISLMDENIRAQLFLLPTFRLDAILAIAPIALVTLIEHVGDITTNSAVVGENFVEDPGIHRTLLGDGLATSLAGLLGGPANTTYGENTGVLAVTKNYDPSVIRIAAVVAIVLGIIGKFGGFVTSIPTPVTGGISIVLYGMISSVGIRILINSKLNFGNSRNLMIAALILVLGIGCDNIPITATVTISGLALAAICGIVLALLLPESKDCILEE
- the thiE gene encoding thiamine phosphate synthase, with the protein product MKNNTDYSLYLVTDRQLMSTETLEEAVEQALLGGCKLIQLREKTATSREFYELACSIKRLTNRYQAKLIINDRIDIALAIDADGVHVGQNDLPGTLARKLIGTDKLLGISVSTIHEAVEAAACGADYLGIGAMYPTATKTDAKTVSMDELLEIRAALTLPLIVIGGINQSRVADFKNTGINGIAVVSSVISQKNIKKATIELKRLTNQL
- the thiM gene encoding hydroxyethylthiazole kinase, which translates into the protein MNEFIKDLSLLITKVRETSPLIHSITNNVTINDCANIILAIGASPIMADDENEMEDIVRLSSALVLNLGTLNNNTIRAMVRAGKAANTLGIPIVLDPVGAGASTLRNSTVDSLFSQLNIDILRGNLSEISYCAGLQVSTKGVDTSPSDYDKDGIAVAQTVAKKYQCVTVITGAQDVISDGKRTVTIDNGNPMMSRVTGTGCMATALTGAFAGISNTMFSAAVVSIAVMGIAGETAYEMAGNKGTASFRTALIDSVSCMEASTFIKKVRIHEK